One region of Streptomyces sp. NBC_00442 genomic DNA includes:
- the gdhA gene encoding NADP-specific glutamate dehydrogenase produces MTDPKNRLDALRADIERRNPGQPEFHQAVREVLDTLGPVIAARPEYAEAGLVERLVEPERQIIFRVPWTDDHGRVHVNRGYRVEFNSALGPYKGGLRFHPSVDIGVVKFLGFEQIFKNALTGLGIGGGKGGSDFDPRGRSDAEVMRFCQSFMTELSRHIGEHTDVPAGDIGVGGREIGYLFGQYRRITNRWEAGVLTGKGQGWGGSVIRPEATGYGAVLFAAEMLKVRGESLEGLSAVVSGSGNVALYTIEKLQQLGANPLTASDSSGYVVDEKGIDLALLKQIKEVERGRVSEYATRRGPSARFVREGRVWEVPADVAFPSATQNELGAQDARTLIASGVKAVSEGANMPTTPEAVHLFQEAGVAFGPGKAANAGGVAVSALEMAQNASRVSWSRERVEDELAGIMRSIHAVSHETAERYGAPGDYVTGANIAGFERVADAMLAQGVI; encoded by the coding sequence GTGACCGACCCCAAGAACAGGCTGGACGCACTGCGGGCGGACATCGAGCGCCGCAATCCCGGCCAGCCCGAGTTCCACCAGGCCGTACGGGAAGTCCTGGACACCCTGGGCCCCGTCATCGCGGCCCGCCCCGAGTACGCCGAGGCCGGGCTCGTCGAGCGGCTCGTGGAGCCGGAGCGGCAGATCATCTTCCGGGTGCCGTGGACCGACGATCACGGCCGGGTGCACGTCAACCGCGGCTACCGAGTGGAGTTCAACAGCGCGCTGGGCCCGTACAAGGGCGGCCTGCGCTTCCACCCGTCGGTGGACATCGGCGTGGTGAAGTTCCTCGGCTTCGAGCAGATCTTCAAGAACGCCCTGACCGGCCTCGGTATCGGGGGCGGCAAGGGCGGCAGCGACTTCGACCCGCGCGGCAGGTCCGACGCCGAAGTCATGCGCTTCTGCCAGTCGTTCATGACGGAGCTGTCCCGGCACATCGGCGAACACACCGACGTCCCGGCCGGTGACATCGGCGTCGGCGGCCGCGAGATCGGCTATCTGTTCGGCCAGTACCGGCGGATCACCAACCGCTGGGAGGCCGGCGTCCTGACCGGCAAGGGGCAGGGCTGGGGCGGTTCCGTGATCCGCCCCGAGGCCACCGGTTACGGCGCCGTGCTGTTCGCCGCCGAGATGCTGAAGGTCCGCGGGGAGTCCCTGGAGGGGCTCAGCGCGGTGGTTTCCGGCTCCGGAAACGTGGCTCTCTACACGATCGAGAAGCTCCAGCAGCTGGGCGCCAACCCGCTCACGGCATCCGACTCCTCCGGCTACGTGGTGGACGAGAAGGGCATCGACCTGGCGCTGCTCAAGCAGATCAAGGAGGTCGAGCGGGGCCGCGTCAGCGAGTACGCCACCCGGCGCGGCCCGTCCGCCCGCTTCGTGCGCGAGGGCCGGGTCTGGGAGGTGCCGGCGGACGTGGCCTTCCCCTCGGCCACGCAGAACGAGCTGGGCGCCCAGGACGCGCGCACGCTCATCGCGAGCGGCGTCAAGGCGGTCTCCGAGGGAGCGAACATGCCCACCACGCCCGAGGCCGTGCACCTCTTCCAGGAGGCGGGTGTGGCCTTCGGGCCGGGCAAGGCGGCCAACGCGGGCGGTGTCGCCGTCAGCGCGCTGGAGATGGCCCAGAACGCGAGCCGGGTCTCGTGGAGCCGTGAGCGGGTGGAGGACGAGCTCGCCGGCATCATGCGGTCCATCCACGCGGTCAGCCACGAGACGGCCGAGCGCTACGGCGCCCCCGGCGACTACGTGACGGGCGCCAACATCGCCGGCTTCGAGCGGGTCGCCGACGCGATGCTCGCCCAGGGCGTCATCTAG
- a CDS encoding FAD-dependent oxidoreductase — MNTTPTAPAPRIAIIGAGPGGLTCARILQRHGIAVTVYDRDSGPGARDQGGTLDLHEDNGQIALREAGLLEEFFRICRPEGQEMRQLDPAGTILFRHTPDEGERFKPEIDRGDLRDLLLNSLEPGTVRWGHTLRSVDGSAEGPRRLRFDDASAIEADLVIGADGAWSTVRRAVSPALPEYTGVSFLEGWFHDVESRHHEVAALVGQGGAAAADGERGLFAQRNSGDHIRVYVIQRVPADWIAASGLTVQDTEAVRAHLLEQYRDWSPALRRLITDNDGVYVDRPINALPVPHTWEHNPTVTLLGDAAHLMPPLGGGVNLALLDACELALALSDSDGVAEAVRVYEKTMLPRSTDIQRLLDHGAEELLSTGLPDFAAQEAPQDAALAAPQEAR; from the coding sequence ATGAACACCACTCCCACCGCGCCCGCACCCCGCATCGCGATCATCGGAGCCGGCCCAGGCGGTCTGACCTGCGCCCGCATTCTCCAGCGCCACGGCATCGCCGTCACTGTGTACGACCGCGACAGCGGTCCCGGCGCCCGGGACCAGGGCGGGACCCTGGACCTGCACGAGGACAACGGCCAGATCGCCCTGCGCGAGGCCGGGCTCCTGGAGGAGTTCTTCCGCATCTGCCGCCCCGAGGGGCAGGAGATGCGCCAGCTGGACCCCGCGGGCACGATCCTCTTCCGCCACACCCCCGACGAGGGCGAACGCTTCAAGCCGGAGATCGACCGCGGTGACCTCCGCGACCTGCTGCTGAACTCGCTCGAACCCGGCACCGTCCGCTGGGGCCACACCCTGCGGTCCGTCGACGGCTCCGCGGAAGGCCCCCGTCGGCTGCGCTTCGACGACGCCAGCGCCATCGAAGCCGACCTCGTCATCGGCGCCGACGGCGCCTGGTCGACGGTGCGCCGCGCGGTTTCCCCGGCCCTCCCCGAATACACCGGCGTCAGCTTCCTCGAAGGATGGTTCCACGACGTCGAGAGCCGTCACCACGAGGTCGCCGCACTTGTCGGTCAGGGCGGCGCCGCCGCGGCCGACGGCGAACGCGGCCTGTTCGCCCAGCGCAACAGCGGTGACCACATCCGCGTGTACGTCATCCAGCGCGTCCCCGCCGACTGGATCGCCGCGAGCGGCCTGACCGTCCAGGACACCGAGGCCGTCCGCGCCCACCTCCTCGAGCAGTACCGGGACTGGTCACCGGCTCTGCGCAGGCTCATCACCGACAACGACGGCGTCTACGTCGACCGCCCCATCAACGCCCTTCCCGTTCCGCACACTTGGGAACACAACCCCACCGTCACCCTCCTCGGCGACGCCGCCCACCTCATGCCCCCGCTCGGCGGCGGCGTCAACCTCGCCCTGCTCGACGCATGCGAACTCGCCCTCGCCCTGTCCGACAGCGACGGCGTCGCCGAGGCCGTCCGCGTCTACGAGAAGACGATGCTGCCCCGCTCCACCGACATTCAGCGGCTCCTGGACCACGGCGCCGAAGAGCTGCTCTCCACCGGCCTCCCCGACTTCGCTGCCCAAGAAGCCCCCCAAGACGCCGCCCTGGCCGCCCCCCAAGAAGCCCGCTGA